GACATACTAACTGGCAAGACCCGACGAACGTTTTATCGCTCGACTGGTTGCGCACAATCATTCGCCGATTTTTCGCTCGCTCTTTCCACGACTCGCTCCGACGGGAGCGAAGAGTCAAGTTCATTTTAAACCATGGTTTGGCTAGCTGATGCCTACCAGACCAACGTCATTCAAATTTGCTTCTGTCATCGACATGCGAGCAGTGATTTGCCAGCGGTGACGAGCCTAACTGTAAAAACAGAGGTAAGCAGTTTCTTGCTTGACGTTCACCTGAAACTTGGTGCCCGCTGGGACTTTGAATTCGCTTCCGGTCTTAAAAGTTTCAAACGAATCACTGCCTGGGAGTTTGACATCCATCTCACCCGAGACGACTTTCATCAGTTCATTGTCGCTGGCACCAAATTCATATTCACCAATCGACATCACTCCTGCAGTCGCTTTCCCTTCATCGTTGTTGAACGCGATCGAAGTGACTTTGCCGTCGAAATACTCGTTTACTTTCATTGTTGCTAGATTGACACTGTTTTGAGAAAAAGCTGCACCCTTTGTGCACGACCTTCGTAACCCACCCCGTGTTAACTTTCAATAACCGAGCAACACAGTTTGTCTTCCGTGTTGCGAAATCAGATCGCTTTGGATTCAGCACTGGGTGGTGCCGTTCTGCCGTGACAAACGAGGGGAACAAGATCGCAAGATGCCGACCGGTACAACGGGCCACAAGTGTGAGATCCGTTTCGGACAAGACTTGATCAGACAGACCAATCTGTACACACCGCGTGGTGTGACTACGGTTGCTGGAGAGCTGCTTGATGCAGAAGCTGAAACCACAGAGTTCTCGAAACGCCGATCGGCTGAAGTCGAGAGTCGTTGCCCCAGCAACTATCCGGTCCAGCCGATCGGCGGACATGATGT
This genomic interval from Stieleria sp. JC731 contains the following:
- a CDS encoding pyrimidine/purine nucleoside phosphorylase produces the protein MKVNEYFDGKVTSIAFNNDEGKATAGVMSIGEYEFGASDNELMKVVSGEMDVKLPGSDSFETFKTGSEFKVPAGTKFQVNVKQETAYLCFYS